A single region of the bacterium genome encodes:
- a CDS encoding bifunctional riboflavin kinase/FAD synthetase — MKVYRSSSTFPASTKNPVVALGNFDGVHQAHQKMFKLAIREAKRVKGRSVAYTFDPHPVKILSQVAAPPMINTLEQKLELMNKTGLDAAVVEPFDLKFAHLGAEEWFRKILLKRLHAVGVVVGYDFTFGSRRSGTVEVLERLCAEAGVFCRVLEAQLEGEALISSTQIRAFVAKGEVELAANLLGRWFFVDGTVIRGAGRGAGLGFPTANLKTGNELLPATGVYACFAQVGRRKYRAVANLGQNPTFGGSALSLEAHLLHFKGNLYGKKLRLHFVKRLREERSFASAADLIQQIRADIRQAQEFLANA, encoded by the coding sequence GTGAAGGTCTACCGCTCTTCCTCAACTTTCCCCGCCTCGACCAAGAACCCGGTCGTGGCCCTGGGAAATTTCGACGGCGTCCATCAAGCTCATCAAAAGATGTTCAAGCTCGCGATCCGCGAGGCCAAGCGGGTCAAGGGCCGCTCGGTGGCTTACACCTTCGACCCTCATCCGGTGAAAATTCTCTCCCAGGTCGCGGCGCCGCCGATGATCAACACCCTGGAGCAAAAGCTGGAGCTGATGAATAAAACCGGGCTGGACGCGGCGGTGGTCGAACCCTTCGACCTGAAGTTCGCCCACCTCGGAGCCGAGGAATGGTTCCGAAAAATCTTGCTCAAGCGGCTCCACGCCGTGGGCGTGGTGGTGGGCTACGACTTCACCTTCGGCAGCCGGCGCAGCGGAACCGTCGAAGTGCTGGAGCGGCTCTGCGCCGAAGCCGGCGTCTTCTGCCGGGTGCTGGAAGCCCAGCTCGAGGGCGAGGCCTTGATCAGCTCGACCCAGATCCGGGCCTTCGTCGCCAAGGGCGAGGTCGAGCTCGCCGCCAACTTGCTCGGCCGCTGGTTCTTCGTCGATGGAACGGTGATTCGGGGAGCCGGCCGCGGAGCCGGCCTCGGTTTTCCGACCGCCAACCTCAAGACCGGGAATGAGCTCCTGCCGGCGACCGGCGTCTATGCTTGCTTCGCTCAGGTTGGAAGGAGGAAATACCGAGCGGTCGCCAACCTCGGTCAGAACCCGACTTTCGGCGGCAGCGCCTTGAGCCTGGAAGCCCACTTGCTGCATTTCAAGGGCAACCTCTACGGCAAAAAGCTGCGGCTCCACTTCGTCAAGCGGCTCCGCGAGGAGCGGAGCTTCGCGTCGGCCGCCGACCTGATCCAGCAGATCCGGGCCGACATCCGGCAGGCCCAGGAATTCCTGGCTAACGCTTAG